The nucleotide window GTCCGTACGAAGCCTGGCATTATCAAGATCCGCAGTGGTGATGGCCCGTCGCTCTCCTATGGATGCCGACCCAAGTAATGTCAGTTCTGCACCCAGGTCATCGGCTGCTGCAACAACAGTTCTCTGTGCGTCAAACACCCTGCCCAGTGCTGTTTGCAGATCAAGCCTGTTTGCAAGGGCAAGTTCAGTTGCCGTACGGGTATCCAGCTCCAGGAGACCGGCATTGCCCTTATCGGGTTCTGTCAGCCGGACCGGTGCGTCGGCAGGCAGGTTGTTTTGGTCCTGTGCAACCTCCCCTTTTTCTTGAGCAGTTTTGCTTGAAAGCTTGCCGGCCAGAATGTCTGCAAGGTGTTTCAACTCATCCTTATCCAGACTTATATCAGCGTCTGGCGGAAGTCCTATGAGAATTTTAAAAGCATCCATCTGTTGTTTATATTCTTCCCGGGCTGATATCCATCGTTGTCTGGCAACAAGTTCGTTCTGAACCGATTGATCCACCTCTATCTCCTTGAGACGTCCTGCATCAGCCAGACGGCTGCTGCGACGGGTTGAAACGATTCTGCTCCTATAATCTTCCTCAGTGTTTTTTATAGCATCCAATTGTTTGAGAATGGTCAGGTATCTGCTGCCGACCGATACGGCAAACTCTTTTTTGAAGCGTTCAAAATCCATGATGGCATAGACCACATTGCGCTCTGCTTGTTGCAGCGGTTCTGTGACAATGTATTTTGCTGAGCCTCTTAAAAAAGGAATGGACAAGCTTGCATCACCGGCAATTCCAATGGATGAGCTTCCACCTGAAGTAAGAAGTGTGGCCAGATCAATTGCCAGGGCAGTGGTCAGTGTCATTCCGTTTTTAAACTGCCGGGAGCCTTCGGCCTCACTGCTGGTCAAAGTTCCCCTTTGGGATGGTTCTTTTGAGGCATCATAACTTGCAAGACTTTGGATCTGTCCCAAAAGAGTATTTCTAAAGCTGTCCTGTTCAAGGTACAACGCCAGAGCAGCCTGAAAAACAGCCTCTTTTTTTGTCTGGAAATCAGAATTGTTTTGTGCGCCGATTTCCAGAGCCTGCAACAGTTTTATTTCCAATTGTCCGGTTAAAACAGGCAACCTCTGATTCCCGGCTTTTGGAAATTTTGGAAAACCGGGTTCCGGCCAGTGATCCACAGGCGACAATTGATCCGTGCCCAAAGATACAGGGCCTGTGACAGGAAGGGATGCATGCTCAAACAATTGCCTGCGAAGCATGTCGCCGGGCCGGTCAATACTGAATTTTTTTTTCATGCCCAAGACCTGTTCCTGCTTTTCAGCAATTATATCCAGGGCTTTTTCATCCATATCAACTCTATATGCGCCGGGCGTCTGACATCCTGTAAAAATCATGACTGCCGCCCATATCAAAATCAGGGCCGAACATGATTTTCCCGCCTCCTGGATCAGGAACGTCACAAACCGACTGAATGTCTTCTGCTTTATCCGACAAACTGGATAATCACCAGAATCAATTAGTAGAGTAAGTTTATTCATATTTAGTTCCATTACATCTCACGTTTCGCTCTTTGACAATCGAAAATAATTGTTTATTCTCACTTTTAATGTAGTGAGAGGCTTTAGTCAACATTCGCATCAGGTTGTGTTGTTATGACAAATATCCTTTTTGATTAGAATTGTACGAATTAAAATATTACGGGGAATGTCTAATAGTTTGAAATAGTAATGGCCGATTTTTTTTTAAAATCAAGGCTGTCACCATAAAAATGCCGTTTGAAAGACATTTGAGGTAATAATTGGAAATATTTCCTTGTAAAGATGGGATTCAGTTTGTGATAAAATTCTAACGTTAACAATATTTTTTGTCCTATAGCTTTGTTGTACCGGGCTATTTCCCAAAGTTTTTTTTCATTCATAAAAAGTCTTTTGACAACGGAATTAAAATCATTTTCCAATGTTGATGTAGCATACTGATTCAGGAAACCAGCATTCAAAAATTCATTTTTAAAACGTTCACTTGCTTTGCCTTTTTTTACAAAATCCACTCCCGACTTTCCATATCTGAAATTAACCGGGTTTATGCGTTTCCAGGAAGAATCTGTGAAAAAACTTTTATGATTGCGTAACAGGATGCTTGAAAATTCTGCATGAAACAGTTTTTCTACAAAATCATTGGTATATCCTTTGGACAGTCCGCTATTCGCAATATAAATCCTATTATGCGAGTTTGTTCCGCTTGTTGAAACACCAAAGTAAGATAATTTATGAACTATATAAACTTTCGTTAAGTTCTCCCTGACAAGATAGGCAGGATACTTTTGAATGGCAAGCTTAATTATTTCCAAGGATCTAACTATTTCATCTTCAGAAATCTTCATCGCTTTTGCATTGATTTTTTTAGATCGCCAATTTTTTGGAAACATATCTGCTTCAATATTCCAAATAATTTGAACGTTTGTGGATGGATGTAAATAAGAATCAGCATAAGATTTCGTTGCTGTAGCAGCGAAAAAAACGCTACTAATTAGGTGCAAACAAATAAAATATAGTATGGCTGATTTCATTATAAATCTATACGATAAGTGTTAAGCCACGCTGATATCACCAGATTAAAGAGTGGCGAAATAGCGAAAAGTATCGCTTTAATTCACACCTCGCTTGTTTCAACATTAAATTTAGAAAACAGCTGATAAGCAGAACTTTTGAAGAAGCCATGCCAGCACATAAAAAGGATTTTTTTGACTTAAGTCTTTCAGCAGATTAGAAGTGATAACGAACAATTAATTTCAAATTTCAAAAAGCGAAACATGAGTTAACAAATTACTTAAAATGATCTAAATAAAATATTTTTTAGTTTCTGTGTACTTTAAAAGCAATATAAGTGCCGACAAACCAATTGATTATTTCTTTGCCATATTATCAATAGCGCCTAAATGAAAGATAGGCTATAATATCAAATACTTATAACTTATATGTTTTTTTAAAGCTTGGTTGATATTATGAGAAAGTTTAATCTGTCATTGCATGACTGATGTGATAGTATGGGATAATATTTACATAAAAAATAATAATTTATTTCACAAAAGCATGACATGCTGATCAACAATAAATAATTTTGTTGCAACAAAAAAAAAGCGGTATCGGTTGAAAAAAATTCATAATTTAATTCCTTCCCACCACAAAATATTTTACTGTCTTAAAAACTCAAATTTTCTTGATTCATAAAACACTTGTATTTTGATGAGACATAAAGCATTAATACAAAACTGTATCGCAATGCTTTCATGGAACGATCAAACCCAAGTACACGGGTAAAATTCTAAATTTTTGACCTGTGGCATAAAACTTGTATTGATCGTTTTTGAAAAAACCGGACGGTTATCAATAATTTAACAACCAAACAAAGGAGGCTCTATGGCAGAAGAGGTAAAGGCCGGATGTGCAAGACCATCAGGCGGACCTGTAGAAGAAATCACCCTTGAAGAATCAAATGAAACCCAAACCCCAAAGAAAGGAACCAAACTTATGATGCAACTTGGTAAAAAAGCGCCGGATTTTACTGCACCCGGTTATCAGAATGGAAATTTCATCAATATAAACCTGTCGGATTATTTAGGAAAATGGGTTCTGCTTTGCTTTTATCCGGGTGATTTTACATTTGTCTGAGCAACTGAAATTTCAGCAGTTGCTGAAAAATATGCAGAATATCAGAAACTGGGAGTGGAAGTATTGTCCATAAGCGTTGACAGTATGTTCGTACACAAAATGTGGAATGATAACGAGCTGTCCAAAATGGTAGACGGAGGAGTCCCGTTTCCCATGCTGTCTGATGCCGGCGGGAGAGTAGGACAGGTCTATGGTGTTTATGATCAAGACGCTGGTGTGGAAATGAGAGGAAGATTTATTATTGATCCCGACGGTGTTGTCCAGGGATATGAAGTATTAACGCCCCCTGTTGGAAGAAATATAAATGAAACATTGCGGCAGGTTCAAGCGTTCCAGCTTGTACGGGAATCCAAAGGCACGCAGGCAACACCTTCCGGATGGAAACCGGGTAAAATAACCCTCAAACCCGGACCTGATCTGGTCGGCAATGTGTGGAAGGAATGGAAAACAACCATGGCCTTTGATTAGCAGAAAATTAGCAGAAAATTAATATGTTTTTTTCAAATTGGTCACCTGCTGGGTGACCAATTTGAAAAACCCGCCCCCCATCCTGACTAAATGATTCAAACCCGTCTCATCCAAGCAGAAACCTTGACCTCTATCAATTGATTTGATAATCCTTTCTCAGATTAGTAATCAATCGTCTAAAGGAGAAGTCTGTGATACTCTGGTTCAAATCAAATAATTTATCAGATAAAAGACTGAGCCATATTTCCTTATGAGAAGAAGCTATGAAAATACTGAGGCATATTGGTTCAATAACTTTTGTAATCGGATTTTTTCAGCATTTGTTTTAATCTTGTATCAAGTTGACATTTGCCGATATAAAAACTGCCGTATCAGCGGATAATGCAGGGAATAATAACACACAGGAAACAGCGTGGGAAAAAAAAATGAACACATCATGCCCGGCAAAAAAAAACAGATCGTCCGTATTTCAATCGGCAGAAAACTGATAATTGCATTTTTACTTCTTTCCATTGTTCCAATGTCTACTGTCGCCTATTATAATCTGACCCAAAGCCGCAATGAGGTTACCCGGCTTGCCAAAAGTGAATTGGAAGACCTGTCTTACCATACCGCCCGATTCATTGATCAATTGCTCGTGGAAAATCAGCGCAATGCAGCAAACCTGGCGGGCAATCCGACAATTGTACAATTTATGTCAGAATCAGGCAAGAACAGCCTGCCCTTAAAAGAAAAAACTTACCAAGTCCTCCAAAATTTTGTTGACAATCATCCGGATTACAATGCACCCGGCCTTTTTGATGCCAACGGGATTGTTCTGGCTTCGCTGACTGATATTCTTGTGGGCAAGAACCGTTCCTTTCGCGATTATTTCCAGATTTCCATAACAGGGCAACCCTACATCTCCGATATTCTTGTCGGACGGTCTACCAGGCAGCCGGGAGTCTTCTTGAGCCACCCCGTCAAATCATCACAAGGAAAAATCCTGGGCATCAATATAGCATGGCTTAAAGCTGATACTATTTGGAAAATCATTGATGATATTCATGTGGGCAAAAAGAAATTTGCTTATTTAATTGATCAAGACGGAGTGATCATTGCCCACCCCAACCGGGATCTTTTATATCACAGTCTTGGAAAAATCAGCCCCGAATCCGTCTCCACCATATCTTCTACCCTTAGATTTGGCACAATACCCAACACAAAAACACCTTTAATTCCTGAAAGCCTGGGCATGGACCAGCTTGCCTACAAAGTATTATCGATACGAGAATCCGATACATTCCGCTACTATTCACCACTTGATTATAAATATCATATAGCGGGATATTCACGTTTGAAAAAGCAAACCTGGACAGTGGTTGTTGACCTTCCGGAAAGCGAGTTTCTGGCTTCGTTAAACCGGATTAAAACATTGGCATATATCAGTATAGGACTGGTCACAATAATCACGGTTATGATCTCCATATTGCTGGCAAATACTATAACTTTTCCTGTTCGTCGACTGACTGAGACTGCGGCAAAGGTAACTTCTACAACACCATTTAATCCTTCGAGTATTGCAGATGTAACATCCGGTAATGATGAAATCGCTTATCTTGGACAGGTATTAAGTGAAATGGTTCTGTCTTTACAGGCAAGTGAAGAAAATCTCAGAGAAAAAAAACAATTTATTGAATCCATTGTTAATCTTTCCCCAGATATTTTATACATCTACGATATTATTGATAAAAAAAATGTTTACAGCAATAATGGTATCCGGAAAATATTGGGCTTTTCATCAAAAGAAATCCAGGAAATGGGCAATACACTGATTCCGCAGTTAATGCATCCGGATGATTTTAAATTTTATGTGAATCATACCTATCCCAGATATTTTAAAACAGCAGATAATGATTCAATTTTTCATCAAGTCAGGATGAAACACAAAAACGGTTCCTGGCATTGGCTTGATTGTATTGAAATGATTTATTTGCGAGAACCGGACGGCTCCCCCAAACAGATATTTGGAGTCATTCATGATATTACGGCTCAAAAACAGGCGGAAAATGAGAAACTTAAAGCTGAGCAGTATGCTGCAAACCAGGAAAAACAAGCCATTGTCGGGCAGATTGCCGGAAAAATGGCCCATGATTTCAACAATATTCTTGGTATCATCATGGGGAATACCGAACTTTCACTTTTATATTGCAATGACCCGGAAATTACAAAAATTCTTGAATTGATATTTGATCAGACCATCCGAGGCAAAAACCTGACCAAAAATCTGGTTGCTTTTGCCAAAGATCAGGAACCCAAATATGAATTTTTTAACATCAGTGAAAAAATTGATCTGGTTCTAAAACTTTTGAAAAAGGATCTTGAGCAGATTAAGTTAATCAAGGAATATGAACAAGGTATTCCCGACTTGCTTGCTGATCCTGGAATGATAGAACACACCCTGATCAATATGATTCAAAATTCCATACATGCCCTCAGCAACTCAGGACACCCGGAAATTATGATTCGGACTTACTGCCTTGCAGATACCATCTGCATTGAAATAGAAGACAATGGTTGCGGCATACCTGAGGAACACATCAAAAACATCTACGAGCAATCATTTACGCTAAAAGGCAAACAGGATAAAACCAGTTCCTATAAAAAAATAATCAAAGGGACCGGATATGGAATGAGCAATGTAAAAAAATATATTGAGCAACACAAAGGAACGATCCGGGTTGAATCTGAAGTGGGTTTGAGTACAAAATTTACGATCAGCCTGCCCATTATCAATAAAGAATTAACAACAGAAGAAAAAAAAGAAATTTTAATCTCAAAATCGTATTTCAGCAAATATATCCTTCTTGTTGAGGATGAACCGGGCATATCTGATGTTCAATATAAATTACTGAGCAAAGAGCCATTCAATAATAAAGTTGACATTGCGCCAAACGGACAGGTTGCCATTGATCTTTTCGAAAGAAATACCTATGATTTTGTAAGTCTGGATTATATCCTTCCCGGAGAAATAAACGGTTTGGGTGTGTATCGACATATCCGCAAAAAAAATCAAAACATTCCCATACTCTTTCTTTCTGGAAACATAGAATTTTTAGAGTCTATAAAAGAATTGAAACAAAACGATGCCCATATCGACCATCTGTCTAAACCCTGCCGGAATATAGATTATATAAACGGAATAAACAAATTAATGGCGATGGCTCTGGTTTGACATTCAATCAGACCTCATTGACAAAAGCCCTGATTTAAATTTATTTGTCAAAGTATTGCAATGCCTGCCTTTTTCCTAATCAATCAGGAAAAATAAGACGTATTATGTGGCAAGGGGCATGTTAAAAGGATTGCTTCTGCAACATGTCGAAGGGACATGCATGATGCATCGCTGCATTGTTGAATCCAGTCAGAGGCTTCATCTGCAGCAATTTTACGTTGTTGCATAAGCACGTTATTTGCACGCATTAACAGGTCGTGGGTATTCAGTTCTTCCTTTGCAAGCTCTGCTCTCACCATAAGTTCTGTGTTAAAAATTGAAATGGCTGCCTGATCAGCCAAATTACTCATCAGGTTTACCTCTGTTTTAGAAAACTCATGGGGTTTGGTTGTAAAACAGTTCAGTACGCCTAACAATTTATCATTTTTGTATACAATCGGAACGCCTAACATGGAAACAATACCTGATCTGCGGGCCATATCTTTTTCTTTGAATTGCCTGTCCTTTAGTACATCGGCAATGATCAAAGGTTTTTTGTAAGTTGCCACCATGCCCACCACCCCCTGGTTCAATGCCAGAGACTTATGGTAAAAAAGATCTGTATCAATACCCCTGGATGTTTTCAGACGAATTGTCAACGGGTTTTCACGCTTGTCAATCAACCATAAAGAACACGTTGTTATTTGGGTAATAGTTGCGGTGACTGTTACAATCAAATTGAGAACGTCATCAATATATTTTTCATAAGTCATTGCTTCGGAAATTTTAATAATGTCTTGAACCTGGTTTGCCATTACACACATTGCCTCTACCTCACTGTCATTTTCCAATGCAATCTGCATTTTGTATGGTTATTTTATCATACAATCCAGTCACCTTGCGTTAATAGTTTTACGCATTACTATCCGGGCATCAAAACAATTCAAAGTGTTGCAAGATAGGTTGAAAGATTGATTTTCTGATTAGTTATCCCAAGTTTTTTGCGAATATAATTTCTATAGGTTTCTACACTTCTATAGGAAATATTCAGCAGTTTAGCGACTTCCTTGGAGCTGAGTCCGCTTCTGATCATATTGCAAATTTCATTTTCCCGTGGTGTTAGCCTGGGTATTTTTCTTGAAATACTGCTGCCAAAAGAAGATGTCAGTTGTTTTAAATTGTCTTCAAACACCTTAAAATATTCGTCTTCAATATCAGAACCTTTGTTTTGTAATTTTTTTAATAATGGCAACAATAATTCATCAATATTATCCAAAACTCTTTCTTCCAGGTTCTTTTTTTCAGAAATCATCTGATTCATGACCTCACGAAGAGCAATATTTTTATCTTTTAATAATTGGTTCTGTTTCTTCAGCTTTTTTTCACTTTCATAAAGTGCCTTTTCTGCCTGTTTTTGCTCACTGGTGCGTCCTAATCTTTCTGCAATAGCATTGATCAGTGATCTTTCTTCCTTAAGGAACGGTCCCTCATAGAGTTCAGGCTTTTGCTCCCGGTAGCATACGCTCAAAACACCGACAGTCTCACCATACAGGATAATATCTGCGGATTGTTTCCATGGAACTTCCATATAATTTTCAGTAACGAATTGTTTTCCGTTTATGATTAACTGTGCGCAGGTTATTTCCGGATATTGCCATGAACAAGGTATCACCTCGATAACAGCCTGGTATATTTCATTCAATGAGATATCTGCTTTTTCAACAATCTTTGATATGTTGTAAAGACAATTTATCTCTTTTATCCGTTCTTTGAGATCATGGGTCTGCTGTGTAAGCTTTTTTTCCATCTGATTGTGCCGGATCTGTAACGCTTCAAGTTCTGCATTTCTAATGCGTAATGCAGAAACTTGATCTAAAAGTTGTTCATCTAAAAATTGTTCGTCGGTTTTTTTCATTTTTCCATAATAGGGGTTATGATGCTCTTTGAACAAAACTCGTTCAAAGAGCATCAATTCATTAACTAACTGCCACGGGCAGACCTGGCCATTTTATCATACAATCAGGTCACCTTGGCTTGCCTGCAGCAAAACATGAAAATCACTGTTTTAATTTTTCAAGACTTTAAATATAAAAAAGTCACTAAAAAACTATTTTACATTAAATCATCGAAAAATTATACTATTCCTTGATCCTGCATTGCACTCACAACTTTCACAAATCCGGCGATATTGGCTCCGGCCACATAATTGCCGGGTATTCCATATTTATCAGAAGCGTCAACACATGATTTATGAATACTTTTCATTATCCCTTTCAGGCGGCTATCCACTTCTTCGCTGGGCCAGTTTAAGCGCATGCTGTTTTGAGACATTTCCAAACCAGATACTGCTACTCCGCCTGCATTGGAAGCTTTTCCCGGTGCAAATAAAAGCTTGTGATCAATGAAAAGGTCTACGGCTTCCGCTGTCGACGGCATATTGGCACCTTCTGCAACCAGCTTGACGCCGTTTTCGATGAGATTGGCAGCATCTTTTTCATTTATTTCATTTTGTGTTGCACTGGGAAATGCACAATCCGCGCGATGATTCCATAAAGGGTTATATCCCAGGGATTCATCAACAGCTGTGTAAACAGCTTCAGGATATTTTTCAGTATATTCCTTGATTCTTCCGCGTTTAAAATTCTTCAGATCCATGACAAATGCCAGCTTATCCGCATCAATGCCGGCTTCATCATAGATATAACCGGAAGAATCCGAAAGTGTGACAGCTTTACCTCCCAGGTGCAGAATTTTTTCAATCGAATACTGCGCCACATTTCCAGAACCGGAAACAAGGCAGGTTTTTCCTTCCAGGCTGTCATTTTGTGTCGCCAGCATTTCAGACGCAAAATAGACGCAACCGTAACCTGTTGCTTCAGGACGGATCAGGCTTCCTCCCCAGTTAAGTCCTTTACCTGTTAATACACCGGTAAATTCATTGCTCAACTTCTTGTACATGCCAAACATATATCCGATTTCTCTTGCACCAACACCAATATCCCCGGCAGGTATATCGGTATTCGGGCCGATATGACGGTAAAGCTCCGACATAAAGCTCTGGCAGAATCGCATAACTTCATTATCTGATTTTCCTTTGGGATCAAAGTCGGAACCGCCTTTGCCGCCTCCGATTGGCAGAGTTGTCAAAGCGTTTTTAAACACCTGCTCAAAGCCCAGGAATTTTAATATGCTCAAATTAACTGACGGATGAAAGCGCAGCCCACCCTTGTAAGGCCCCAAGGCACTGTTCATCTCAACCCTGAATCCACGGTTTACATGCACTTGTCCTGCATCATCCACCCATGGCACCCGAAAGATTATGGTACGTTCAGGTTCTGTAATTCTTTCCAGAATGCGGTCCTGACCATATTCTGGATTCCGGTCTAAAACAGGTTTTATGGTTTCAACAACCTCTTTTACAGCCTGATGAAATTCTTTTTGTTCAGGGTCCTTTTGGTTTATTTTTTTTAGTATGTCCGACAAAAAAGTTCCTCCTTTAAATTTAATAATATCACTTTACACATTTTTTTTTGTATTTTTGTGTAAAGCAATGAATTCAGACCACAAATTTAAAAAATGTGTTCCAGTGTTATTGACTTTTATTATTGACTTTATTTTTTCATGGTCATGACGCATTGAGAATTTCTTCCGTTAATTTTCATCATCAGCGGCTTTTCTAATTGAATATGCCGCAAAAATGTCGTTTCTGACGCTGCAGAAAGAGATTCTATCCATTCCCAGTCAAAATAATCGTTTGATATGGTTGAAGATTCCTTACGAATCTCATCGACCGTGATATAATGCACACCCAAAGGTGTAATATTGTGAAAAAAATGAGACCCCTGGGAAGGATCAGCATTAATACTTTCATTTCTAAGCTCAATAATGGCACCTGCACCGGAAATGTTGCGCCACTTCACAGGTATTCCCAGATACCTGTCCGAAGATCCCCATCTGCCCGGACCCACCAGAAGATAAGAACGTTTTTGCTGAATCAATTGAGAATTTAATCTGTTGATCTCTTCAGCTATTTGTACGGTGGCTTCCGGTTTGAAATCACGGGGTTTTACATAAACGATATCTGTCATCTTATCATTGATGCCATTTCCAAGAGCATGGGATGAAAAGCAGAACCCATGATCGATTTCCTGTTGGGTAATATCTATTTTAAACTGATTTTCTTCAATGGCCATGGGCCGTATTTGCAGAAAAAAGAAATCGGTTTTACGATCCTGATCAGGATATAAATTCACCGAGAATTCAATCTCTACAGGAGTTCCGAAACTTTTACTCCCAAATGCCAGCAACTCTGTCAACAACCCGGAAATCGGCGGCATATTATATTTAAGAATCCTGGCAAATGTCAGCACCTTGGGGCCTGGCATGTCCCAAGTATCGCGAATACGATTCTCGCCAAGAACATAGGTGCTGGCAAGTGTCTGCACTGGAAATTCGTTATTTGCATCATTCACGGTTCTTTTTTCCAGATTCAGATGCTGATGAGCATTCAAATTATTATTTATTTTCAGCGCATAAAAAGAGTTTTGTGTATTCTGTAAAATATTTTCAACACTTGAAAATTCGGGTATTATGTTAGGATATTTGGGTGAGAACCGTAAGCTTTTCCCACCCTCTACAACGGTTTTGCCAAGTCCTAATGCAAAATGAGCAACCCCGTCTTCCGGTTTTATGCGGGAAAAAGGATAAAAATTATAAGACTGGGCAACGCCTGAAATGGCAGGATAAAAATAGTCTCCGTAATGATCGCCCGCAATCTCCTGAACAATAACCGCCATGGAAGTTGTAAACGGCTGATTAGAACCGTTTAAAGAAAAAAGCTTTGCATCTTCAGAATAGACAGATGCATAGACCAGCTTAATGGCTGCGATCATGTGATCAAGCCTGACTGACAGGCTGGCATGGTTGTTGGGAAGCTTATAGGTTTTATACAGACCGGCTGAAGGCGAAAAAGAAGCGTCTTCCAAATGATTGGAAGACCTGACAGCCAAAGGATAGTCCACCTGGGCAAGATAGGCTTCCAGATCTTTTATCAGCCACTCCGGCAATTGTGCATTTAAAAAACCCTCTTTAACTTCATCATCTGTAAAACCCAATTTTGAAAAACCTTGCAGGTTATTCATAGCCACAAAATCATCAAAAATATCCGTGCATATCACCATTGTTCTGGGAATTTTAATATTTATGCTTGAGTTGTTATTTTGAAGCTCTTCATGCTTGCTGAGAAGACCGAATACAAAGGCCAGACCACGGCCCTTTCCTCCCAGAGACCCTTGACCGATTTTAACAAATTCCCTGATATTCGGATCAAAATGATCTCTATTAAATTTTGAGACAATACCTTTTTGCCGTTTTTTTCTCAATTCGTTGATATTGGAAAGAATAAACTGCCGCAGTTCATCAGCACAATTAAAGTCGGAACTTTTAACTGCCCTGAATTTTAAGGCAAGATCAATTTCAAACCTGGCCATGAGCCAGTTGGAGAAATGATCCCGGTCTGCGTGGTATGCAATGGACTCTTTGGGAATTTTTGGCAGCTTTGCACCAAGCTGCAGAAGATTTTCTGCACGATCAATCTCTTGTTTATCAGGCAAACAAAAAACAAAATCACCAAAACCAAGATGGGTCTGAAAAAATTCATGCATATCCCGGGAAAGTGTTGAAGAGTTTTTATCTATAAATACTGCTGGAATTGTATCGGATTTTTCACGGTTTTCCGACTCCGAACTTATCAGAAGAAGCGGTACATTCCTGTTTTCATTTTTGATTTTAGACAGCAGGGCAATCCCTGCTTCAGGGTCTGTTTCACCGTTTCTTGGGAAACGGGTATCAGATATCACACAGAGAAGAAAGGATCGGTATTTTTCATAAAGCTCAATTGCCTCTTCATAATTTCTGGCCAGAAGCACCTTAGGCCTTGCACGCATTGTAAGCAGTTTTAAATTATCATTAAGGCTTATTTTCAATAAGGCCTGGGTCTGTGTTACAATTTCCTTATAGATAATCGGCAAAAAAAACGAATAATAGTCAGGAGAATCTTCCACCAGAATCAATACTCGTGTGTTACCAAGCTTTGTATCCTGGTCAACATTAAGGTGGTCCTCTGCATTTTTTATCAAAGCAATAAAAAGATCGGAATTCCCGGACCAGATATAAATATTGTCAATGCATTCCCCTAAAACATTTTCAGGCAAAGCGTATATTTCCCTGATGCTTGGAGATATGATGATAACCGGGAGATCTTTCTTGATTTCTTTTATTTTTTTTCCCAGGGAAAACAGATCCAGCTCTTCCAGATGAGGCACAATTAGTACCATGTCAAACTCTTTTTGACGCAAAAGAGACAGAGCTTCTTCTACAGAAGAGACACCGCTCACAGAAGGCGGATGAGAAAGGTTCATGCCGTTATATTCGTTGACTATTTTTGACGT belongs to Desulfobacula toluolica Tol2 and includes:
- the gdhA gene encoding NADP-specific glutamate dehydrogenase, which codes for MSDILKKINQKDPEQKEFHQAVKEVVETIKPVLDRNPEYGQDRILERITEPERTIIFRVPWVDDAGQVHVNRGFRVEMNSALGPYKGGLRFHPSVNLSILKFLGFEQVFKNALTTLPIGGGKGGSDFDPKGKSDNEVMRFCQSFMSELYRHIGPNTDIPAGDIGVGAREIGYMFGMYKKLSNEFTGVLTGKGLNWGGSLIRPEATGYGCVYFASEMLATQNDSLEGKTCLVSGSGNVAQYSIEKILHLGGKAVTLSDSSGYIYDEAGIDADKLAFVMDLKNFKRGRIKEYTEKYPEAVYTAVDESLGYNPLWNHRADCAFPSATQNEINEKDAANLIENGVKLVAEGANMPSTAEAVDLFIDHKLLFAPGKASNAGGVAVSGLEMSQNSMRLNWPSEEVDSRLKGIMKSIHKSCVDASDKYGIPGNYVAGANIAGFVKVVSAMQDQGIV
- a CDS encoding PEP/pyruvate-binding domain-containing protein, whose product is MNIENNKYISEFHARSEVFRKLMAYEIKEILLIASLYDMYNMEESGSLTSKIVNEYNGMNLSHPPSVSGVSSVEEALSLLRQKEFDMVLIVPHLEELDLFSLGKKIKEIKKDLPVIIISPSIREIYALPENVLGECIDNIYIWSGNSDLFIALIKNAEDHLNVDQDTKLGNTRVLILVEDSPDYYSFFLPIIYKEIVTQTQALLKISLNDNLKLLTMRARPKVLLARNYEEAIELYEKYRSFLLCVISDTRFPRNGETDPEAGIALLSKIKNENRNVPLLLISSESENREKSDTIPAVFIDKNSSTLSRDMHEFFQTHLGFGDFVFCLPDKQEIDRAENLLQLGAKLPKIPKESIAYHADRDHFSNWLMARFEIDLALKFRAVKSSDFNCADELRQFILSNINELRKKRQKGIVSKFNRDHFDPNIREFVKIGQGSLGGKGRGLAFVFGLLSKHEELQNNNSSINIKIPRTMVICTDIFDDFVAMNNLQGFSKLGFTDDEVKEGFLNAQLPEWLIKDLEAYLAQVDYPLAVRSSNHLEDASFSPSAGLYKTYKLPNNHASLSVRLDHMIAAIKLVYASVYSEDAKLFSLNGSNQPFTTSMAVIVQEIAGDHYGDYFYPAISGVAQSYNFYPFSRIKPEDGVAHFALGLGKTVVEGGKSLRFSPKYPNIIPEFSSVENILQNTQNSFYALKINNNLNAHQHLNLEKRTVNDANNEFPVQTLASTYVLGENRIRDTWDMPGPKVLTFARILKYNMPPISGLLTELLAFGSKSFGTPVEIEFSVNLYPDQDRKTDFFFLQIRPMAIEENQFKIDITQQEIDHGFCFSSHALGNGINDKMTDIVYVKPRDFKPEATVQIAEEINRLNSQLIQQKRSYLLVGPGRWGSSDRYLGIPVKWRNISGAGAIIELRNESINADPSQGSHFFHNITPLGVHYITVDEIRKESSTISNDYFDWEWIESLSAASETTFLRHIQLEKPLMMKINGRNSQCVMTMKK
- a CDS encoding helix-turn-helix transcriptional regulator, translating into MKKTDEQFLDEQLLDQVSALRIRNAELEALQIRHNQMEKKLTQQTHDLKERIKEINCLYNISKIVEKADISLNEIYQAVIEVIPCSWQYPEITCAQLIINGKQFVTENYMEVPWKQSADIILYGETVGVLSVCYREQKPELYEGPFLKEERSLINAIAERLGRTSEQKQAEKALYESEKKLKKQNQLLKDKNIALREVMNQMISEKKNLEERVLDNIDELLLPLLKKLQNKGSDIEDEYFKVFEDNLKQLTSSFGSSISRKIPRLTPRENEICNMIRSGLSSKEVAKLLNISYRSVETYRNYIRKKLGITNQKINLSTYLATL